A genomic region of Alphaproteobacteria bacterium GM7ARS4 contains the following coding sequences:
- the nadC gene encoding carboxylating nicotinate-nucleotide diphosphorylase has translation MLALSNAPYALSPTSLAHTRQAKALRDEMRTLATLALKEDGAAHDVTSKYSATKTAGTLTLQAQEDMTLAGSIILPFFYPSPPCHITFFCQDGTKLKAHTDFASIQSHDSVFLLSRERPCLNVIQILSGIATLTARYVEKIRHSQARLLDTRKTIPAMRYLSKYATALSGGLNHRHHLKDSLFIKDNHILASGGDLDRLLTSMAKKIKGHKAHAPPWHSIIVECDRLEQVATALRHEISYILLDNMTPAMLNQSVRHIRGRAVAEASGGVTLDNISDIATTGVDYISLSAITLQAPAVNISARWEAR, from the coding sequence TTGCTAGCATTGTCAAACGCGCCATACGCTCTCTCGCCCACATCATTGGCGCACACACGGCAGGCAAAAGCGCTACGTGATGAGATGCGCACCCTCGCCACCCTCGCCCTCAAAGAAGACGGCGCCGCCCATGACGTAACAAGCAAATATAGTGCCACCAAGACAGCAGGAACGCTGACCCTCCAAGCCCAAGAAGACATGACTCTCGCTGGCAGTATTATCCTCCCTTTTTTTTATCCTTCCCCGCCATGCCATATAACGTTTTTCTGTCAGGATGGAACAAAACTGAAGGCACATACAGACTTCGCCTCCATTCAAAGCCATGATAGTGTCTTCCTTCTCTCGAGAGAACGCCCATGCCTCAATGTCATACAAATCCTCAGTGGTATCGCCACGCTCACGGCACGTTATGTGGAAAAAATACGTCATTCTCAAGCACGTCTCTTAGACACACGCAAGACCATTCCCGCCATGCGTTATCTCAGTAAATATGCCACAGCCTTGAGTGGGGGGCTCAATCATCGCCATCACCTGAAAGACTCTCTCTTCATCAAAGATAACCATATTCTCGCATCTGGCGGCGATCTCGACAGATTACTGACATCCATGGCAAAAAAAATAAAGGGACATAAAGCGCATGCGCCTCCTTGGCATAGTATCATTGTGGAATGCGACAGGTTAGAACAGGTTGCGACCGCCTTGCGCCATGAGATTTCATACATCCTCCTCGACAATATGACACCCGCCATGCTGAACCAATCCGTACGTCATATTCGAGGACGCGCTGTTGCCGAAGCATCGGGAGGTGTCACCTTAGACAATATCAGTGATATTGCCACAACGGGTGTGGATTATATCTCTCTTTCTGCCATCACGTTACAAGCGCCAGCCGTCAATATCAGCGCGCGTTGGGAGGCGCGGTAA
- a CDS encoding septal ring lytic transglycosylase RlpA family protein, with translation MHHTSYLSCFKGLLLCLGIMFSIASCGLLPQQEHETTFHKPTPPVPTKKEEVRTLDQSLKAEQGAYKIGSPYEIEGRRYYPKVDYAYDKEGIASWYGSAFAGKRTANGEIFDPEMLTAAHKTLPMPSYVRVTNLENGRSLILRVNDRGPFVGERIIDLSRRAARQLGFLEQGKARVRIQILKDKSLQAAALAGDAIALKTWKESRRQRASTHHALNRQEGNGSQAMSDHGGTLVGRYIQVGAFHDFYHAQRLKLSFSHVVPTDIKETLTKEGDTLYRVRLGPFRDKEQFQTLLQGFIDQGYDDAFVIPAEEEGH, from the coding sequence ATGCACCATACATCATACCTCTCTTGCTTTAAGGGCCTCTTATTATGTCTCGGCATTATGTTCTCCATAGCGTCTTGTGGCCTTTTGCCCCAACAAGAGCATGAAACGACATTTCATAAGCCAACCCCTCCCGTCCCTACAAAAAAGGAAGAGGTGCGCACTTTAGACCAATCCCTTAAAGCAGAACAAGGCGCTTATAAAATAGGCTCTCCTTATGAAATAGAGGGAAGACGTTATTATCCCAAAGTCGATTATGCGTATGACAAGGAAGGAATTGCCTCTTGGTATGGTAGCGCGTTTGCTGGCAAGCGCACGGCCAACGGAGAGATTTTTGACCCTGAAATGCTCACGGCAGCCCACAAAACCCTCCCCATGCCCAGCTATGTGCGTGTCACCAACTTAGAGAATGGTCGTTCTCTCATCTTACGAGTCAATGATAGAGGTCCCTTTGTTGGCGAACGTATCATTGATTTGTCCCGACGCGCTGCCCGTCAATTGGGATTCCTAGAACAAGGAAAGGCGCGTGTCCGTATCCAAATCCTTAAAGATAAAAGCCTACAGGCGGCAGCACTCGCTGGTGACGCCATTGCCCTCAAGACGTGGAAAGAGAGTCGACGACAAAGAGCCTCTACACACCACGCACTGAACCGTCAAGAAGGCAACGGCTCTCAAGCCATGTCAGACCATGGGGGAACACTGGTGGGACGCTACATACAGGTAGGCGCTTTTCACGATTTCTATCACGCCCAACGTCTCAAACTCTCTTTTTCGCACGTTGTGCCAACAGATATTAAAGAAACGCTCACCAAAGAAGGCGACACACTCTACCGTGTCCGTTTAGGCCCTTTTCGTGATAAAGAGCAGTTTCAAACCCTCTTACAAGGCTTTATCGACCAAGGATATGACGATGCGTTCGTGATACCAGCGGAGGAAGAGGGCCATTAA
- a CDS encoding lytic murein transglycosylase: MVSWRTYLYGVIRVLFGGVLFWSALSTAHAEDRHFMAWRHALYDEARGEGISAQTLEATLNSMTVPLDAVLSLYNNQPEYRITLARYLEHVVNEQRIDKGKKHLIRHKDLLDALETRYGVSRYVIVALWGAESDFGDHTGSHAVIPSLATLAYGSRRKAFYRQELLAALHMIDQGYVASEDMRGSWAGAMGQVQFIPSTYRAYAVDYNGDGKKDIWHRTDDALASAASLLSSLGWQEGEGWGFEVTLPSTFQPHWGGRHQDKWRDMATWWDRGVTPLNQEKRLLPPATTAALILPERNSRRAFLALANFETILLWNRSDYFAISIGMLADALQE, from the coding sequence ATGGTGTCATGGAGAACATATCTCTATGGCGTCATACGTGTCCTCTTCGGGGGCGTCCTCTTCTGGAGTGCTCTATCAACGGCTCATGCTGAGGACAGACATTTCATGGCATGGCGTCATGCGCTCTATGACGAAGCAAGAGGGGAAGGAATTTCTGCTCAAACGCTAGAGGCGACATTGAACAGCATGACAGTGCCATTAGATGCTGTCCTCTCTCTCTACAATAACCAACCCGAATACCGCATCACATTAGCGCGCTACTTAGAGCATGTCGTCAATGAACAACGCATCGATAAGGGGAAAAAACATCTTATACGTCATAAAGACCTTCTTGACGCGCTGGAGACACGCTACGGCGTATCACGCTACGTGATTGTCGCCCTATGGGGGGCTGAGAGCGACTTTGGAGACCACACAGGAAGCCATGCCGTGATTCCATCCCTTGCAACCCTTGCCTATGGTAGTAGAAGAAAGGCGTTCTACCGCCAAGAACTTCTCGCCGCTCTCCACATGATAGACCAAGGATATGTGGCGTCGGAGGATATGCGAGGCTCTTGGGCTGGTGCCATGGGGCAAGTGCAATTTATTCCCTCGACCTATCGAGCCTACGCTGTGGACTATAATGGCGATGGAAAGAAAGATATATGGCATCGAACCGATGACGCCTTAGCGTCGGCAGCGTCTCTTCTGTCGTCATTGGGATGGCAAGAGGGGGAGGGATGGGGGTTTGAGGTGACTCTTCCTTCCACATTTCAACCCCATTGGGGAGGACGCCATCAGGACAAGTGGCGCGACATGGCGACATGGTGGGACAGGGGTGTGACACCACTGAACCAAGAAAAACGCCTCCTTCCTCCAGCGACCACCGCCGCCCTGATTCTCCCTGAACGAAACAGCAGGCGCGCCTTTCTTGCCCTTGCGAATTTCGAGACCATCCTTTTATGGAATCGTTCCGATTATTTTGCTATCTCTATAGGCATGCTTGCCGATGCATTGCAAGAATGA